Proteins from one Natrinema salinisoli genomic window:
- a CDS encoding 50S ribosomal protein L23, translating to MSSAIEHPLVTEKAMNDMDFENKLQFVVNPDATKPEIRDEVEERFEISVQNINTQVTMKGKKKAIVRLSEEDDAQEVASRIGVF from the coding sequence ATGAGCTCGGCCATCGAACACCCGCTCGTCACGGAGAAGGCGATGAACGACATGGACTTCGAGAACAAGCTCCAGTTCGTCGTCAACCCGGACGCGACCAAGCCCGAAATTCGGGACGAGGTCGAGGAGCGGTTCGAGATCTCGGTCCAGAACATCAACACGCAGGTAACGATGAAGGGCAAAAAGAAAGCGATCGTCCGCCTCTCCGAGGAGGACGACGCACAGGAAGTCGCTTCGCGAATCGGGGT
- the rpl4p gene encoding 50S ribosomal protein L4 encodes MDATVRNLDGSDAGTVELPAVFETTYRPDLIGRAVRAAQANRKQDYGADEFAGLRTPAESFGSGRGMAHVPRQEGRARRVPQAVKGRKAHPPKAEKDQSESINTKAKKLAVRSAIAATTDAELVAERGHEFDEDVETPVVVDDEFEDLHKTQDVVDFLEAAGLADDIERADEGRSVRSGQGKARGRKYKTPTSILFVTSSEAGPSRAARNLAGADVTTAAEVNAEDLAPGAQPGRLTVWTESALEEVADR; translated from the coding sequence ATGGACGCAACAGTACGAAACCTGGACGGCTCGGACGCGGGCACGGTCGAGCTCCCGGCGGTCTTCGAGACCACCTACCGCCCGGACTTGATCGGCCGCGCCGTGCGCGCCGCGCAGGCAAACCGAAAACAGGACTACGGTGCCGACGAGTTCGCCGGCCTTCGAACGCCGGCCGAATCGTTCGGTAGCGGCCGCGGGATGGCCCACGTTCCACGACAGGAGGGTCGCGCTCGACGCGTTCCCCAGGCCGTCAAGGGACGCAAGGCACACCCGCCGAAAGCCGAGAAAGACCAGTCCGAATCGATCAACACGAAAGCAAAGAAACTGGCCGTCCGCAGCGCGATCGCTGCGACGACCGACGCCGAACTCGTCGCCGAGCGCGGCCACGAGTTCGACGAGGACGTCGAGACTCCCGTCGTCGTCGACGACGAGTTCGAGGACCTCCACAAGACGCAGGACGTCGTCGACTTCCTCGAGGCAGCCGGCCTCGCGGACGACATCGAACGCGCCGACGAGGGTCGCAGCGTCCGTTCCGGTCAGGGGAAAGCCCGTGGCCGCAAGTACAAGACGCCGACGTCGATCCTCTTCGTCACCTCCAGCGAGGCCGGCCCGTCCCGTGCGGCCCGGAACCTCGCCGGTGCCGACGTAACGACGGCAGCTGAGGTCAACGCGGAGGATCTCGCGCCCGGCGCACAGCCGGGACGGCTGACGGTCTGGACCGAAAGCGCACTCGAGGAGGTGGCCGACCGATGA